A window of Dictyoglomus sp. genomic DNA:
TTATTCTTTTCATAGAAGGCATCAAAATATCCAAAGGTAAAATTGTCAGAAATACTTCTTAATTGAATCTGTGCCTCAATAAAACCTAGGAAATTTGCTTTAATTCCTGCTATTAAACCATTTTCTGAAGCTACATTAGGATCAATAGTGAAGTTAATCCCATTATGAATAATTCTTTGAGCAAAAGAAGCATAAGCTACTATATCCTTTGTTATGAAGTACCCAGCATCAACCCCAGCTATAAGCTGTTGTTTTGTATAAGTAGCGTCTAAATCAGCCATAGCGTTAATTCCTAATTCTAGTTTTGCTAGTGGTCGATAAAAGACTCTTATTCCATAAGTAGTTAATGGATTTTCTGAAAGTTCGTATTGAATTCCTTTACTTGGATTCCAAACTAATCTTAGTTTAAAAGGAGAAGGTATTAAAAGATTTACGCCAAATTGATTTGGTTTTTCTAATCTTATACGGAAGCTATCCAATTGATTTGTGGAATATCTATTTGCAATTAATCCATATCCTAAATTATAGCCATCTATTGTTCCATATCTTACTCCAAAAGAAGGAAGATTAATTTCTCCATATCTAAAACCTATTTCGAAAAATGTATTACCTTCACCATTGGTAAGAAGAGATAGTTCTAATCCTAGTTTTACTATATTAAAATTCAACTCTGGAGTGAAAGCAAGCTTCATAAACATTTCTCCATCTCTAATTTCCATTCCATAGCCTGCTTCGCTCTTTAAAAGTTGAGTCTTAGTTTCAGGTTTCATTTTTTCCATTTCTTCTGGGGTAACTTCCTTTGCTTCCTTAAGTTCTTCTTTAATAACCTCTTTTACTTGTTCTATTTCTTTTTCTAATTCTTTAATATATTCTTGTACATTAAAGGGATCTTCCTTTCCAAAAGTTCCATCGGGATTTATTACAGTTTTAAACCCCTCTTTTAAATTCTTTTCTATTCCTCCAGCGATAAGAGAAACTATTCCGCTTAGGCTATTTACAAAGGTTGTCCCATCCTCAAGAACATCCATCACCCAAGATGTCCCTCTTACACCAGCAACTGCTGTAGGAGTTTGAATTTCCACTCTTTCTCCTGGTTTTAATATTCTTTCAACAGTTGCCCATATTTTTCCAATCCAAAGTTTAAATATTGATTTCTCTTTGTCCTCTTCTTTAGAAAGTTCTACAATATCGAGTTGGGTATTTGAAGAAAGCCTCAATGTTGACTTATCTGAAAAAGCTAAAACTGCATAAGAATTTGCTTGAACCCAAATTCTATCTCCTGGAGATAATGCCATATTAAGCTTTGCAGGAGTAAATATTTCACTTCCTGCTCTTTTTACATATACACTACCCTTCAATGAAGTTATAACAGCAGTTCTTCTTTCTAAAGTTTGAGCCCACGAGATGTTAAAAATAAATAGAAAAAGAAAGATGAAAATAAGATATTT
This region includes:
- a CDS encoding FecR family protein, which produces MKKYLIFIFLFLFIFNISWAQTLERRTAVITSLKGSVYVKRAGSEIFTPAKLNMALSPGDRIWVQANSYAVLAFSDKSTLRLSSNTQLDIVELSKEEDKEKSIFKLWIGKIWATVERILKPGERVEIQTPTAVAGVRGTSWVMDVLEDGTTFVNSLSGIVSLIAGGIEKNLKEGFKTVINPDGTFGKEDPFNVQEYIKELEKEIEQVKEVIKEELKEAKEVTPEEMEKMKPETKTQLLKSEAGYGMEIRDGEMFMKLAFTPELNFNIVKLGLELSLLTNGEGNTFFEIGFRYGEINLPSFGVRYGTIDGYNLGYGLIANRYSTNQLDSFRIRLEKPNQFGVNLLIPSPFKLRLVWNPSKGIQYELSENPLTTYGIRVFYRPLAKLELGINAMADLDATYTKQQLIAGVDAGYFITKDIVAYASFAQRIIHNGINFTIDPNVASENGLIAGIKANFLGFIEAQIQLRSISDNFTFGYFDAFYEKNKAKDNLPAITPPTKRINGILAGLNAKIMNIAELLVLYEAYENLFPSLHGELAVRIGPRINGQLIYEQKNIPLGPFSFITENTKIYGQVQYPLAQNIDIIIKILRTFDSQGNPIDYYTVDTKIYF